The sequence TCACCCCCATGTCGATCAGCGCCCACGCGGCATGTTCGCGGCTGGAACCGCAGCCGAAATTGTCACCAGCGATCAGCACCGGCGCACCGGCATAGGCGGGATCGTCGAAGACGTTGCCGGGTTCGGCACGGATCGTCTCGAACGCGCCCCGGCCGAGGCCGGAGCGGCTGATCGTCTTCAGCCAGTGCGCCGGGATGATGACGTCCGTATCGACATTCTTGCGGCCGAGCGGATAGGCGCCGCCCTCGACGCGGGTCAGCGGCTCGCTCATGCCATCAACTCGCGCACGTCGGTGAGGCGGCCGGTGACGGCCGCCGCCGCCGCCATCGCCGGCGACAGCAAATGGGTGCGCGATCCCGGCCCCTGCCGCCCGACGAAGTTACGGTTCGAGGTGGATGCGCAGCGCTCGCCCGGCGGCACCTTGTCGGGGTTCATCGCGAGGCACATCGAGCAGCCGGGCTCGCGCCACTCGAAGCCCGCTTCGGTGAAGATGCGGTCGAGCCCCTCTTCCTCCGCCTGGCGCTTGACCAGTCCCGAGCCGGGCACGACCAGAGCCTGCCGGATGTTGCCCGCCACGTGACGCCCCTTGGCGACGGCGGCGGCGGCGCGCAGATCCTCGATCCGGCTGTTGGTGCACGAACCGATGAAGATGTTCTCGACGCCGACGTCCTGCAGCCGCGTGCCGGGTTCGAGGCCCATATAAGCGAGCGACTTGCGTGCCGCCTCCTGCTTGGCGGGATCGGCGAAGCTCATCGGATCGGGCACGGCATCGGTGATCGACACGACATCCTCGGGGCTCGTGCCCCAGGTAAGGCTCGGCGCGATATCGGCGGCGTCCAGCAGCACGACCTTGTCGTAGACCGCGCCGGGGTCGGTCGCGAGCGTGCGCCACCATGCGACCGCCTCGTCCCACGCCGCGCCGGTCGGCGCCATCGGGCGGCCCTTCAGATAAGCGAAGGTCGTCTCGTCGGGCGCGATCAGGCCGGAGCGCGCGCCATGCTCGATCGCCATGTTGGAAACGGTCAGCCGCCCCTCGACCGACATCGCGCGGATCACCGAGCCGGTATATTCGGCGACATACCCGGTGCCCCCCGCCGCGCCGACCTTGCCGACGATCGCGAGGATCACATCCTTGGGCGTAACGCCGAAGCCGAGCGTGCCCTCGACGCGGATCTCCATCGCCTTCGACTGCTTCAGCAGCAGGGTCTGCGTCGCGAGCACATGCTCGACCTCGCTCGTGCCGATGCCGAAAGCGAGCGCACCCATGCCGCCATGCGCCGCCGTATGGCTGTCGCCGCAGACGAGCGTGGTGCCGGGCAGCGAGAAGCCCTGCTCCGGCCCGACGACGTGGACGATGCCCTGCTCGGGCGCGATCTCGTCGAACATGCGGATGCCGAATTCGGGCGCGTTGCGGCGCAGCGCCGCCAGCTGGGTCGCGCTTTCGGCATCGAGGATCGGCAGGCGATGGCCCGCGGCATCGACCCGCGGCGTCGTCGGCAGATTATGATCGGGCACCGCAAGCGTAAGGTCGGGCCGGCGCACCGGCCGACCGGCGACGCGAAGCCCCTCGAACGCCTGCGGGCTCGTCACTTCGTGGACGAGGTGGCGGTCGATATAGATGAGGCAGGTGCCGTCATCGCGGCGCGAGACGACGTGGGCGTCCCAGATCTTCTGGTACAAGGTGCGAGGATTGGTCGACATGATGCCGGCCACATAGGACCGGCCGAGGCGATGCGCCAGCGTCAGCCGCGCGCGGCGCGGGCTCCCGCGATCAGCGCCACGTCGGCAGCATAGAGACGACGGACCCGTTCCGCCTGCGCGGGCGTCAGCGCATGATCCGGCCGCGCGAGCCGGTTCAGGTGGCCGACCGGCCCGATCGAACAGCCGGGCACCAGCCGCTCGATCTCCGCCAGCTCCGAGAAATCGAGCAGGCGGTCGACCGCGACCGCGCCGTGGCGATCGGTGACGTACCAGCTTTGCGGGCGGAAGACGTGGTCGACATCATAGACCGACCGGGCCGCCTCGACATGGTCGAGCGCGTCGTCGACCCCGCCGAACCGGCTGTAGATCCGGAAGAATCCCGGCGTGATCCGGTTGTCGGGATGGCCGCCCTGGCGCGCATAATGATAGGCCGAGGCGAAGCGCTCGACTGGATCGCGCAGGATCGCGAAGCTCGGCAGGCGCGCCAGATCGGGCGCCGCCCGACGGTAATAACGGATCGAGGCATGCTTGACCTGCATGCCGTAGAGCGCGTGGCTGACCGATTGCCCGGCATTCTTGGGGATGTGGATGAACAGCGCGCCCGCATGGCGCAGCGCTACCAGCCGCCGGCGCCGCTTGGCCCCGGCCGGCAGCGTGATGTTCAGATCGCACGCGCGTTCGTAAATGTCGCTGATCAACCGAAGCCCGAGCATGCGCGCGACGGCATAGCGCACGCGCTCGCCCGGCAGTCCGGCAAAGGCATCCGGCACCTCGGCCGCGAGGCGATCCACCGCGGCGGAGGGAGATGTCATGGCCGGCCGACCTCGACCCAATCATGGAAGGGCCGTCCGTAAAACTGGTCTAGCAGCTCGATGGGAAATCCGGTGGGCTTCACCGACGAGGAGTTCCACAGCATCGCCACGCCGAAGCGGCTGACCGGATCGAACATCATCTCCGATCGGGTGCCACGAACCGCACCGCGATGCCAGACCAAATGGTGCCCGGCATAATCGGCGGTGCGGAAAGCGAGGCCGTAGGCATTGTTGCTCAACGCCAGATCATAAGGCGGCAGGCCGTGGCGCGGCGTGAGTACGCGCGGCACGTGCAATTCCCACAACAGGCCCGGTGGCAGCAGATTGGGCGCGCCCCCCATCTGCGCGCGCATCCAGATGCCCAGATCGACGATCGAGCTGTTAACGCCGCCCGCCGATGCCACGCGATAATAAGCATCCTGCACCGGGATTTCGTGCCGGCCGAGATGCGGGCGCGCCCAGCTCGCGGCGTTGACCAGCCCCTCGCGCGTGGTGCTGGCGCTGGTCATGCCGAGCGGACCGAAGATCAGCTTGCGCGCCGCCTGATCGTAGGAAAGGCCGCTCGCTTTCTCCACCGCCTCGCGCGCCACGTCGAAGCCGACATTCTGATAGGCCCAGCAGGTGCCGGGCGGGCACATCGGAAAGAGGCCGCCATACATCGAGCGGATCGCGGCGGGATCCTCGTTCGCCTCGAGCCGGTCGTCATAGGCATTCTTCACCACCCCCAGCCGGTGCGACAGCGCATCGGCGAGCGTCGCGACGTTCTGATTGTCCTTGGGCAGCTTGAGCGAGGGCGACCATTTCGAGATCGGATCGTCCAGCTTCAGCCTGCCCTGTGCATCGAGCACCGCCTCCATCGTCGCGGCGACGCCCTTCGAGACCGAGGCCCAGCGCCACACCGTCTGCGGCGTGGCCTTCTCGCCCGATCCGGCGCGCGTCTCGCCATAGGTCTTGATGAAGGCGAGCTGGCCGTCCTCGATCACGGCGATGCCGAGGCCGACCATGTCCTTGCGCGCGGCGATGGCGCGCAGTCGCGCATCGACGCGTTCGTAATCGAGACGGTAGCGGCGCGGGCTGAGCGGTCCGGCGCCGAGATGGCGCTCGGCGCGCGCAGCGACGCGGATGCCCTGCCGCACCGGCGCATCGGCCACCCAGTGGCGCGCGATCATCCCGATCTCCGCCACCAGGATGATCAGCAGCACCACCGCCAGACCGCGGATCATCCGGGAATCACGCCAGAAAGGCTGGTTTGGGTCGGGTTTGGGCGGCATGCTCACGGTGCGATCGGCTTGTGATCGGGCCGTTCGCGAACGTCAACGGCAGGCCGCGCACGGTTCGCCGCGTGCCGGCTGCGACGAACCGAGCGGCGGGTCATACATCTGTAATGGCGCTGACCCTGATTACGGGCACGCAGGGTGGTGCGGGAACGACTCGAACGCACGGGAGACTCCAGATGTCCGACGACACGATCGCGCATGACGAGACGAACGAACTGATCGCCTCCAACAAAGTGGAAGGAACCACGGTCTACGACCGCGACGGCGAAAAGCTGGGCACGATCCACAACTTCATGGTCGACAAGCGCACCGGGCAGGTCGACTATGCCGTATTGTCGTTCGGTGGCCTGTTCGGCCTCGGCAGCGACTATTATCCCCTGCCGTGGGACATGCTGGACTATGACGAGGCCCTGGGCGGTTACGTCGTCGATCTCGACCAGGAGACGCTGGAACAGGCGCCGCGCTATGCCGCATCCGACGAGCCCAGCTACGATCGCGCCTATGGCGAGCGCGTCCACGGCTATTACGGGATCGAATATCCCGCCTGACGAATGTCCGGGGGCGGCCGGGCGCCGCTCCCGCTTCGCCGGTATCGGGCTATCGATCCTGCTGTTCGGTGCCGCCGCGCCTGATGCAACGGTGACGGCCATCAAGCCGATCGGGCTGCACGATGGCGTGAACGTCGTGCCGGCGTTCCTCCCCGACGGTGCTCCGGCGACGATCGTGCAGGCGTGGCGCGCCAACGGCAATGCGCATGGGCATCATGACTGGCTGGTGCTGGCCGCCACCGCCGAAGGCCATGGCGCGGGCGAGGTGACGCTGGTCGATCCCGAGGGCGACCGGCGCGGCGGCGTGATCTCCGACGCGCCGTTCGACGGCGAGCGCGTGCTGGATGCGGTGCGGTTCGCGCACGGGCAGGCAAATGGCCGCCCCGCCAGCCTGATGGTCGAGAGCCGCCTCGACGACCCGCCCAGCCACATCCCCGCCGATCATGCCACCGCCACGATCCGCATCTTCCGGCTGGAGGCGACCGGCGGCGCACCCGGCGAGTCACCGCTCGAATTTCGGCTGATCGCGACCCGCCGCACCGGCAAGCGCTACTGCAATGCGGATCTCGCCATGGCACAGACGCTGAGCCTGCCATTGCCGACCACCTATGGCGGCCCCAACCGGATCGACGGCTGCTTCCCCGGCTGAGCGTGGGCTATCGCCACCGGGCGATCGCGCCTATGATCGAAACGCACGCGAAACGGGGCGTCGGCGCCCTCTGGGCGTCCGATGCGCGTGCCGGGCCAGCGCCCGCCCCGTCCAGCCCTTGGGGGAGCCGGCCATGATCTATATTCTCGCTTTGTCGATCGGTGTGATTGCCGGACTGCGCGCGATGATGGCGCCCGCGGCGATCAGCTGGGCAGCGTGCTGCGCGCTGCTGCCGTTGGGCGGAAGCTGGCTCGCTTTCCTCGGTTACCGCTTCACGCCATGGGTTCTGACCATCGCCGCGTTGGGCGAGTTGGTGACCGACCAATTGCCCTCGACCCCCAGCCGCAAGGTGCCCCCGCAATTCGGCGCGCGCCTCGTCTCGGGCGGGCTATGCGGCGCGGCGCTGGGCATTCCCGCCGGACAATGGATTGCCGGGCTGGTGCTGGGGCTGGTCGGCGCGGTGATCGGTACGCTGGGTGGGGCAGCGGCACGCGGCGCGCTCGCCCGTGCCTTCGGCAGCGACCGGCCGGCGGCATTCATCGAGGATGCGGTGGCGATCGCCGGCGCCTATGCGATCGTGAGGCTGGTGGCGTGAACCGACGCTTCGACGCGATCATCATCGGCACCGGGCAGGCCGGGCCGCCGCTGGCAGGGCGGCTCTCCGCCGCCGGCATGACGGTCGCGATCGTCGAGCGCCATCTGGTCGGGGGCACCTGCGTCAATACGGGCTGCAAGCCGACCAAGACGCTCGTCGCCTCGGCCTATGCCGCGCACATGGCGCGGCGCGGCGCCGATTTCGGGGTGGTCACCGGCCCGATCCAGATCGACATGACCAAGGTCCATGCCCGCTCGACCAAGATCTCAGCCGACAGCCGCGCGAGCAACGAGACATGGTTGGGCGGCCTGGCGGGCGTCGAGCTGATCTTCGGCCAGGCGCGCTTTCTCGACACGCATCGCGTGGCGGTGGGCGACGACGTGCTGGAGGCGCCGCGCATTTTCATCAATGTCGGCGGCCGTGCCCTGATCCCCGACATGCCGGGCGTCGACGACGTGCCCTTGCTCACCAACAGCTCGCTGCTGCGCATGGCGACCCTGCCCGAGCATCTCGTCATCATCGGCGGCAGCTATATCGGGCTGGAGTTCGGCCAGATCTACCGCCGCTTCGGATCGCGCGTGACGATCGTCGAGAAGGGCCCGCGCCTGATCGGCCGCGAGGACGAGGACGTCTCGGCGGCGGTGCGCGACGTGCTGGACAGCGAGGGGATCGCGATCCGCACCGGCGCGGAATGCATCCACTTCGCGCCGCACGCGCACGGCGTTCGCGTCGGCGTCGATTGCACCGATGGCGATCCGGAGATCGTCGCGAGCCACGTTTTGCTGGCGGTGGGCCGAGTGCCCAACACCGACGATCTCGGCCTCGACCGAGCCGGCATCGCGACCGATGCGCGCGGCTACATCATCGTCGACGAGCGGCTCGCCACCAACGTGCCCGGTATCTGGGCGCTGGGCGACTGCAACGGACGCGGCGCCTTCACCCATACGAGCTACAACGATTTCGAGATCACCGCCGAAAATCTGCTCGACGGTGCCGATCGCAAGCTGGGCGACCGTATCCCCTGCTACGCGCTCTACACCGATCCGCCGCTCGGCCGCGTCGGCCTCAGCGCGGCGCAGGCGCGCGCCGCTGGCCACCGCATCCGCGTCGGGCGGCGCGCGATGACGCGGGTCGGGCGTGCGGTCGAGAAGGACGAACAGGCCGGCTTCATGGAGATCGTGGTCGATGCCGACAGCGACCTGATCCTGGGCGGTACGATTTTCGGCACCGGCGGCGACGAGGCGATCCACACCATCCTCGACATGATGGCGAACCACGCGACCGCGACGACACTCCGCCGCACGATGCACATCCACCCGACCGTGTCGGAATTGATCCCGACCATCGCCGGAGAATTGAAGGACGGGTGAGCCACCCCTAGAGGTGACGAATCCCGCGCCAGCGCCTACATGGCCGCCGCATGAGCATCACCCATCTCGGCCAGACCTCCGCGCTGCCCGCCTCGCCCGACGCGGCGACGCTGGATTACGTGCCCAATCCGCGCCCCGGCCGGCCGTATCTCGTCCGCTTTACCGCGCCGGAGTTCACTTCTTTGTGCCCGGTCACCGGCCAGCCCGATTTCGCGCATCTCGTGATCGACTATGCCCCTGCCGCGACGATCGTCGAGTCGAAGTCGTTGAAGCTGTTCCTTGGCGGCTTTCGCAACCATACCGCCTTCCACGAGGATTGCACGGTCGGCATCGCCGAGCGGCTGGTGGCGGAAATGACGCCGCTGTGGCTGCGCATCGGCGGCTATTGGTATCCGCGCGGCGGCATGCCGATCGACGTCTTCTGGCAATCCGGCACGCCGCCCGAGGGGCTGTGGCTGCCCGATCAGGGCGTGGCCTCCTATCGCGGGCGCGGGTAGGCCCGCGATGCCATGCGTTTGCGGCGGAAGCCTTCGACTCTGCGTGAACACACCACTATAAATCGCGACATATACGCGCTGCACGAAGATCTCATCGCGCCTTTTCTGGCAATTTCGTGGCAAGCGTGGTAATCGCCTCGCGCCGGATCGAGGTCGCGTCACGACTCAACCGCACAGATCGTCGCTCATCGAACTGCTGACTTACAATGCCTCGCCCCGGCTCCTCGAACCGCAGGGAGAAAGCATATGTCCAAGGCACAAGTGCTTGTCGTCGGCTCCAACGCCACCCGGATCGAAATCCAGGGAGGCGGAACCGGCCCGACCGGGCAATATCTGAACGAGCTGGTCGTCCCGATCATGGCGGTGATCGATGCCGGCTACGACATCGTGTTCGCGACCCCCAATGGCCACAAGCCGTTCATCGATCCGGTTTCGGACCAGACCATGCATTTCGACAATGACGAAACGGCGCATCGGCACGGCCGGGACTTTTTCGATAACGATCCGGCCATGAACGAGGTGCTGACCCTGCGCGCGGTGATCGATGGCGGGCTCGACCAATATGCAGGCTTTTTCACGCCGGGTGGCCAGGCCCCGGTCGTCGATCTGATGCAGGATGCCGAGCTGGGCGAGATCCTTCGCCATTTTCACGACCGGAACAAGCCGACCGCCTTCCTCTGCCACGGCCCGATGGCGTCGGTCTCCGCCATGCCGAACGCGAAGGCGTTCCGCGCGGCGCTGATCGACGGCGACAATAGCCGCGCAGCCGAACTTGCGCGCGGCTGGCAATATGCCGGCTACCGGATGACGGTCTATTCGGCGAGCGAGGAGAAGCCGATCGAGGACAATATCCTCCACGGCAAGCTCTATTTCCATATGCCCGAGGCGTTGGAGACGGCCGGTGCGGAGGTCACTACCGGCCCCGATTTCCAGCCCTATGTCGTCGAGGATCGCGAAGTGATCACCGGCCAGAATCCGCGATCGGATCACGAAATCGGCGCCAAGCTGGTCGCGGCGCTCGACCATGTGACGGCCGCCGTCTGAACGCCACGAGCGCGCGCACGGGTCCCCTCCTGGTCGGGCCGCATCTTTCGCCGATCAAAAGGGGGCTTGCGCGTGCCGCACGTCAAAATCACCGCGATCCTGACCGCTCGGGCCGCTACGACCGACCATCTGTACCGATTGCTCGAGGATATGGCGCCGCATTGTCGCGCCGAGCCGGGCAATATGGGCTGGAATGTCTGGCGCGATCGGAGCGATCCGTGCCGCTACGTGCTGGACGAGCTTTACGCTGATGACGATGCCGTCGCGGCGCATCGGAGTTCGCCGCATTATCAGCGATATCTGTCGGAGGTTCCGGCGTTGGCCGAGCGGTTGGCCGTCATTTCCGAGCCGCTGCTGGTCGGGTAGGCACGGGCGCGTCGGCCAGCACGGCGTTGGCATCGACCAGCCGGACGTCGTGCATCTGGTCGAGATAGGCCTCGTAATAGCCCTTGTGCGACGCGCCGACGATCGCCAGCAGGCGCGTGCCGGGATAGCGCCCGAGCACGTCGCGGATGTTCGCCACCATCCGCAGGTTGCGCGTCTCCCAATAGCCCAGATATTGCCGGCCGAAACGCTGCGGCGAAGCGTCCGCCATTGCCGCGCCGAAATCCGACCGATAGGCCAGCAAGGGCGCATCGGGCGCATTGTCCGCCCGATAGAGCGCGAGAATGCCGCCGGGCAGCGTCATGCGCTTTTCCAGTTGCGCCTGCTCCGACGTACGGGCGTGCGTCGCGGGATTGTCCCACGCGCGCTTCATCGCATCGGCCGCCGCCTGCCGCTGGGCGGGATCGGAATCGTCGGCGGTGTCGGCCGAATGATCGTCCACGCTCCACAGCCGCTCCAGTCCCAGTCGCGCGGCGACCACCGCCGCGACGAGGCTCGTCTCGTTCGGCCGGTCCTTGAACCGGTCGAGCGCAGCAACGAGCGCGTCGTCCAGGCCATCGCCCGCGCGTCGTTCGGAGAGCGGCAGCCGGAGCCACTGGACCAGCGCGGAACCGCGCTCGCCTGCCGCAAGCAAGATCGCCGCGAGATGCCGCCGCTGCGCCGGTGTCGGCGCGGTCGGCCACGCGGCGAGTAACCGCTCGGCCTTGGCATTGGCGGTGGGCACGTCGAGCCCGGTGGCGCGCGATGCCGGCGTGGGATCGGGGCAATAGACCTGCACCGTATCGGCGTAACGCGACGGATAGCGCCGCATGCTGTCGCATTGCAGGCCGGAGACGTCCTCGGTGGCGATCGCCGCCGGGCGCCACGACGCGAGACGATCGAGCAAAGGCGCCAGCATCGCCGACGACGGGCGCTCGGGCAGGCTGGACAGGTGCGCCGTGCCAAGCACGAGCACCTCGTTGGGCATGCCGGCGACCGGCCCCTTCAATGTCTCGGGGCGAAATGACGGGCGGTAATCCTGCGCGGCGGCGAGACTGGACGCCAGCAGCAGAAATCCGGTCGCGCAGGCAGGAATGAAACGCCCGGCGCGGCGGCGCGGCACGCATACGGATCGGGTCTTGGCCAACACGATCTCGCGCTAGCACGCGTGTATTGTATCATCAACACACCTTCATAACCGAGCCCTGACCGCGGTGCTGCCGCCCGACGCAAAAGAGCGGCCGCGACATGGCGGTTTTCGGCGCGCCGAACATCGGACGGACGATGCGGAATACCGCAGCACGCAATGTGGGGGCACGTTCATGCGCTATCGTTCAGCCTTAATTCTCTTGCTTGCGAGCGCGTCCGCTCTGCCGACGGCCGTCGTTTCGGCGGAACCGGCGCGTGCCGCGACGCGCGCGGTGGCCTTCGATATTCAATCCGCGGATCTTGCCGGCGCGCTCAACGAAGTCGGCCGCCAGAGCGGGATGCAGATCTCGTTCCCCTTCGATCGCGTGGCCGGGCATCGCGTCGCGCCGCTGAAGGGCACGATGCCGGCGGCCGACGCCGTCCGGCGCCTGATCGCGGGCACCGCGCTGACAATCGGCGAACTGACCGACGAGCATATCCTGCTGATCCAGGGAGCCGCGACGGGCACGGAGCCGGCAGAAGCGGGAAACGACATCCTCGTCACCGGCCTGCGCCTCGCCAACCGGCGAGCACTTGAGTCGAAGCGCAACACCAACCAGATCATCGACGCCGTCAGCCAGGACGACGTGGCCC is a genomic window of Sphingomonas nostoxanthinifaciens containing:
- the leuC gene encoding 3-isopropylmalate dehydratase large subunit — protein: MSTNPRTLYQKIWDAHVVSRRDDGTCLIYIDRHLVHEVTSPQAFEGLRVAGRPVRRPDLTLAVPDHNLPTTPRVDAAGHRLPILDAESATQLAALRRNAPEFGIRMFDEIAPEQGIVHVVGPEQGFSLPGTTLVCGDSHTAAHGGMGALAFGIGTSEVEHVLATQTLLLKQSKAMEIRVEGTLGFGVTPKDVILAIVGKVGAAGGTGYVAEYTGSVIRAMSVEGRLTVSNMAIEHGARSGLIAPDETTFAYLKGRPMAPTGAAWDEAVAWWRTLATDPGAVYDKVVLLDAADIAPSLTWGTSPEDVVSITDAVPDPMSFADPAKQEAARKSLAYMGLEPGTRLQDVGVENIFIGSCTNSRIEDLRAAAAVAKGRHVAGNIRQALVVPGSGLVKRQAEEEGLDRIFTEAGFEWREPGCSMCLAMNPDKVPPGERCASTSNRNFVGRQGPGSRTHLLSPAMAAAAAVTGRLTDVRELMA
- a CDS encoding sulfotransferase family protein, yielding MTSPSAAVDRLAAEVPDAFAGLPGERVRYAVARMLGLRLISDIYERACDLNITLPAGAKRRRRLVALRHAGALFIHIPKNAGQSVSHALYGMQVKHASIRYYRRAAPDLARLPSFAILRDPVERFASAYHYARQGGHPDNRITPGFFRIYSRFGGVDDALDHVEAARSVYDVDHVFRPQSWYVTDRHGAVAVDRLLDFSELAEIERLVPGCSIGPVGHLNRLARPDHALTPAQAERVRRLYAADVALIAGARAARG
- a CDS encoding serine hydrolase domain-containing protein, with product MIRGLAVVLLIILVAEIGMIARHWVADAPVRQGIRVAARAERHLGAGPLSPRRYRLDYERVDARLRAIAARKDMVGLGIAVIEDGQLAFIKTYGETRAGSGEKATPQTVWRWASVSKGVAATMEAVLDAQGRLKLDDPISKWSPSLKLPKDNQNVATLADALSHRLGVVKNAYDDRLEANEDPAAIRSMYGGLFPMCPPGTCWAYQNVGFDVAREAVEKASGLSYDQAARKLIFGPLGMTSASTTREGLVNAASWARPHLGRHEIPVQDAYYRVASAGGVNSSIVDLGIWMRAQMGGAPNLLPPGLLWELHVPRVLTPRHGLPPYDLALSNNAYGLAFRTADYAGHHLVWHRGAVRGTRSEMMFDPVSRFGVAMLWNSSSVKPTGFPIELLDQFYGRPFHDWVEVGRP
- a CDS encoding PRC-barrel domain-containing protein — protein: MSDDTIAHDETNELIASNKVEGTTVYDRDGEKLGTIHNFMVDKRTGQVDYAVLSFGGLFGLGSDYYPLPWDMLDYDEALGGYVVDLDQETLEQAPRYAASDEPSYDRAYGERVHGYYGIEYPA
- a CDS encoding DUF4126 domain-containing protein; translated protein: MIYILALSIGVIAGLRAMMAPAAISWAACCALLPLGGSWLAFLGYRFTPWVLTIAALGELVTDQLPSTPSRKVPPQFGARLVSGGLCGAALGIPAGQWIAGLVLGLVGAVIGTLGGAAARGALARAFGSDRPAAFIEDAVAIAGAYAIVRLVA
- a CDS encoding FAD-containing oxidoreductase, which produces MNRRFDAIIIGTGQAGPPLAGRLSAAGMTVAIVERHLVGGTCVNTGCKPTKTLVASAYAAHMARRGADFGVVTGPIQIDMTKVHARSTKISADSRASNETWLGGLAGVELIFGQARFLDTHRVAVGDDVLEAPRIFINVGGRALIPDMPGVDDVPLLTNSSLLRMATLPEHLVIIGGSYIGLEFGQIYRRFGSRVTIVEKGPRLIGREDEDVSAAVRDVLDSEGIAIRTGAECIHFAPHAHGVRVGVDCTDGDPEIVASHVLLAVGRVPNTDDLGLDRAGIATDARGYIIVDERLATNVPGIWALGDCNGRGAFTHTSYNDFEITAENLLDGADRKLGDRIPCYALYTDPPLGRVGLSAAQARAAGHRIRVGRRAMTRVGRAVEKDEQAGFMEIVVDADSDLILGGTIFGTGGDEAIHTILDMMANHATATTLRRTMHIHPTVSELIPTIAGELKDG
- the queF gene encoding preQ(1) synthase produces the protein MSITHLGQTSALPASPDAATLDYVPNPRPGRPYLVRFTAPEFTSLCPVTGQPDFAHLVIDYAPAATIVESKSLKLFLGGFRNHTAFHEDCTVGIAERLVAEMTPLWLRIGGYWYPRGGMPIDVFWQSGTPPEGLWLPDQGVASYRGRG
- a CDS encoding type 1 glutamine amidotransferase domain-containing protein is translated as MSKAQVLVVGSNATRIEIQGGGTGPTGQYLNELVVPIMAVIDAGYDIVFATPNGHKPFIDPVSDQTMHFDNDETAHRHGRDFFDNDPAMNEVLTLRAVIDGGLDQYAGFFTPGGQAPVVDLMQDAELGEILRHFHDRNKPTAFLCHGPMASVSAMPNAKAFRAALIDGDNSRAAELARGWQYAGYRMTVYSASEEKPIEDNILHGKLYFHMPEALETAGAEVTTGPDFQPYVVEDREVITGQNPRSDHEIGAKLVAALDHVTAAV
- a CDS encoding putative quinol monooxygenase, whose protein sequence is MPHVKITAILTARAATTDHLYRLLEDMAPHCRAEPGNMGWNVWRDRSDPCRYVLDELYADDDAVAAHRSSPHYQRYLSEVPALAERLAVISEPLLVG
- a CDS encoding DUF5694 domain-containing protein; the protein is MAKTRSVCVPRRRAGRFIPACATGFLLLASSLAAAQDYRPSFRPETLKGPVAGMPNEVLVLGTAHLSSLPERPSSAMLAPLLDRLASWRPAAIATEDVSGLQCDSMRRYPSRYADTVQVYCPDPTPASRATGLDVPTANAKAERLLAAWPTAPTPAQRRHLAAILLAAGERGSALVQWLRLPLSERRAGDGLDDALVAALDRFKDRPNETSLVAAVVAARLGLERLWSVDDHSADTADDSDPAQRQAAADAMKRAWDNPATHARTSEQAQLEKRMTLPGGILALYRADNAPDAPLLAYRSDFGAAMADASPQRFGRQYLGYWETRNLRMVANIRDVLGRYPGTRLLAIVGASHKGYYEAYLDQMHDVRLVDANAVLADAPVPTRPAAARK